The Roseibaca calidilacus genome has a window encoding:
- a CDS encoding PfkB family carbohydrate kinase, whose product MTVYCYGSINQDHIYTLPHRLAPGETLAAASYRVELGGKGANQSVAAARAGAKVRHIGAVGAGGAEAVLAAYGVDVSGVQLVSEATGHAIILLEPGGENSIVIHPGANHAIDLAQAKAALDGADVGDLLLIQNETAHVAQIAEYAMGLGMEVVYSAAPFDAAAAQAVLAFTNILVLNAVEAAQLKDVLGLPFEDLPVETVIVTKGAEGACWHARGTPEIHAPAMAKQVLDTTGAGDCFTGALAAALDAAMSPPDAMRFASAAAGLQVGRAGTAGAMPTRAEIDAALA is encoded by the coding sequence TGCTACGGCTCAATCAATCAGGACCACATCTACACCTTGCCCCACAGGCTGGCCCCGGGCGAAACGCTGGCTGCGGCCAGCTACCGGGTGGAACTGGGCGGCAAGGGCGCAAACCAGTCCGTCGCCGCGGCGCGGGCGGGGGCGAAGGTGCGCCATATCGGGGCCGTTGGCGCTGGCGGGGCCGAAGCGGTGCTTGCGGCATACGGGGTCGATGTTTCGGGCGTGCAGCTGGTGTCAGAGGCCACGGGCCACGCCATTATCCTGCTGGAACCGGGGGGCGAAAACAGCATTGTCATCCATCCCGGCGCGAACCATGCGATTGACCTTGCGCAGGCCAAGGCCGCACTGGACGGGGCAGATGTGGGCGATCTGCTGCTGATCCAGAATGAAACTGCGCATGTGGCCCAGATTGCCGAATATGCAATGGGTCTGGGGATGGAGGTTGTCTATTCCGCCGCCCCGTTTGATGCCGCTGCCGCGCAAGCCGTGCTGGCCTTCACCAATATTCTGGTTCTGAACGCGGTAGAGGCTGCGCAATTGAAAGATGTGCTTGGCCTGCCGTTCGAGGATTTGCCGGTAGAGACCGTAATCGTGACCAAGGGTGCCGAGGGCGCCTGCTGGCACGCTCGCGGCACGCCGGAAATTCATGCGCCCGCCATGGCCAAGCAGGTGCTGGACACCACTGGCGCGGGCGATTGCTTTACCGGCGCTTTGGCCGCCGCGCTGGATGCGGCCATGTCGCCGCCAGATGCGATGCGCTTTGCCTCTGCTGCGGCCGGGTTGCAAGTGGGGCGCGCAGGCACAGCCGGGGCCATGCCCACACGCGCAGAGATAGACGCCGCGCTAGCCTAG